The nucleotide window TGCTATCCTCGTACAACCAGCTCAAACGAGAGAAAAAGCCTGTAGTAGTTCCTTGCTATGATAAACTCACTGAGGACATGCTGGTGGAAAAGCACAGCGCGTACGGGGCTGAGAAAAGAATGACTCTTGGGCACAGTAAGCTGGATCTGATCACCAAGTACAACAAGTTAAAATCTAAACATATACACAGTCGGTTTGAACTCTAACCTGGGCCTCAAGGTGTCCTTTGGTCTTATTTTCAAGTGGTTGCTTTTCCCCACCAATCATCATATCTGGGGCTTGAAATCAAAACATGGGTGGCAAATTAGTCTTGTTCCTATTAAAAGGTGTCTGTGCTGTTTCTAATATAAGCAGATGACTGATTCAGATGAGATTAGCAAGTACAGTTCAAATTTTCAATGACAAGATCAtgtcaggagagagaaaatgacaTAAACATAATCCGcacttttatgttctttttatcTGTTTGGGAAAGAACCATTTCCACCCAAAACTTACAGCAAAACCATTGCTACAGCTGGAAACTCTTTGGCCACTGAGGTCTTCAGGGTGAACCCAGGTTCTGTTTGTACTGTGTGATTCCTCTCCCTGTATCCCGTTTGTACTGTGTGATTGCTCTCCCTGTATCGACGTGCTGCAAATGAAACGGTCAAGGGCAGGGTAatgttgttaaaaataaaggaGCTGTTCTGCTGGAGAGAGCTGTGTTGGGTCCCTCATGGGGAGGCGAGCACCCCCAGCTTGGCCAGGGCCCctctgtgctgagctgtgccctGCCAGCACAATACGGGTGGCACGTCTGGGGACGTGGTTGGCGTCTGCACGCAGGTGGCATTAGCACGAAAGTGGTGTCTGCACACGGGTGGGATCGCCACACGGGTGGTCATGGCTAAACACAGGCGGCAGCAGACACAGGCCACGCCTGGACAGGGACGGTGCATCTCGACTTGGGTGGCGCCTGCGCACAGGTGGCGGTGGCTCACGGCGGCCTGTGCAGGCACGTGGACCGCAGCGGCATGCCTGGGCCCACGGTGGCATCTTGGTGCAGGTGGCCTGCGAGGGCACACGGGTGGCCTCGGCCTGTGCTGCTCTACCTGGGCACAGGGTGATGTGTCATGGCGGAGGCCAGGGTGGCGTGCGGTGCCTGGGGACGCGCGGCAGTCCCGCAGACCCGGGCGCCGGGCTCCCGCGCGCCCCCTCATGGCGACGGCGGCGGGGGCTGCAGCGCCTCCCGGCCGGTGGCGGCGCTGTCCCCGCCAGGCGCGGCCGGGGCCGCTCTGCCCCGCGCcttccgcccgccgccgccggaaGCGGAAGTGGGGAGGCCGCGTGCGTCCGGCAGAGGCCGCGGCCGCCGTTGCCGGTTGGGTCTCTCCCCACCGCACGCCCGTCCGTCCCCGCCCGGCCATGGCTGTCCGCGCCAGCTTCGAGAACAACAACGAGTTGGGCTGCTTCGCCAAGCTTACCAACGCCTACTGCCTTGTGGCCATCGGCGGCTCCGAGAACTTCTACAGGTGAGGGAGCCCcgagggcccggcccggcccggctgccgccgccgccgcctcgcccagCCCCGCGGCAGTACCCTAACGGCGCTTTCTCCTTGCAGCGTCTTCGAGGGGGAGCTCTTCGGGACCATCCCGGTGGTGCACGCCTCCATCGCCGGCTGCCGCATCATCGGCAGAATGTGTGTGGGTAGGTGACGGGGCGGCCCTTCTCCCCCAGAACTGGGGCCCGGCCGGGGCCTCGGGGCGAGAAGAGCCCTGGAGGGGCTCCGGTGGAAACGGGAAAACAGTCCCGAATTCGGGTGGTGCGCGCTGTGACGTACTGTGGGTGTGACTGTGGCAGGGGGGTCCAACGGGCAGCACCCCTCGTCCtcagctgttttattttaatgcttcaaGTGTGTAAAGAGGAGAAGTGAAAATCGAAAAAACTATAACTCCCCCAGTAACAAAGAGCTGGGGTAGTGGGGAGCGTTTGCCTCTGAGGGCTTGAAGATGGGCTAAAGACACACGTAAGTCTACTTTCtgataaactgggaggagtttcatttttcttaaggTTAATGTTTCAGTGCCAGCACTGGAGGGGCAGACCCCGGGGAGAGGGGAGGCATTAACAAATGTGAAAGTCAAAGAAAAGTCTTTCCTCTGTCTCTCGCTAGTGAGACCCTATTCAGTCCGACAAAGTTCTTGCTTGAGTTTTGTTCCTGTGAAAAGAATGTCTTTGTCCATCTCATCTTACTGCTTTGCCATAGTAAAGTAATGCAAACAAGCAACATCTGTACATTTTGTGGGGCAATTGGCATCTATAGGGGAAATTCCTAGTCCAAGTGTTTCATTGGGAACCTTGGGCTTCCTTTAGTTCTGTTGAAGAAGAGAAGTGATTAAAGATGGTGCCATTCACCCATTTCTTCTCTGAGATAAGTCTGTGCTTCATCCTGGTTTTCCCTTACCTGTGgtactgttgttatttttaaatggtaacgTTATTTCTCTTGGGCTGAATTCTCTGGGCTTGGGCAATTCAAGGCACTATATGAACATCAGGAAAGTAGGAAGCTCCGTggaaaaattcttttcttcttttctctctcttgtttttggtttggtggtttttttcatcattttaggAAACAGACATGGACTGTTGGTCCCAAGCAGTACAACAGACCAAGAGCTTCAACATATCCGCAATAGTCTTCCAGATTCTGTACGAATTCAACGAGTAGAAGAGCGTCTCTCAGCACTGGGCAATGTCACTACCTGCAATGACTATGTCGCTCTTGTTCATCCAGATCTTGACAGGGTATATGGCTCTGTAACACTTTTAAATTCATAGTGGCTGCATGTAAAATGATTGCCAAGCTGCAGTTTGGGTTTGCAGTTGTTGGGGATTGCTATATGTAGCATGGGGATCAGAAGACCTATGCTAACAGCTGAGCTAACACCACGTAGGAGGCTGTGCTgcctcatgttttctttcttctcaagaGAGAAGCCTCAAAATTGGGTTTTGGACTTCTGACTTGGTTTTAGTTGATCTGCCTCTTTTCCTATTTTATCTGTATTTGTGGATGTGGACCCTGTATAGTGTGTGCCCTCAGTGTGGTCCATGTGCTGTAGTGAATGCTCGTTGCAGAAGGGAAGGAGTGGGATATGGAAGTATATTGCTGGGTGCAATTTGCTTTGTGTATGTAAAattgaatgaaaaaaagagagtatACATGAGTACAATAAAGAAAGCATAAAGAAGAGTTTAGTCAGGACTACAGCAGTAGTTACAAGCTACTGCTGAGCTAGGTGAAGTTTGTAATAGTTGAAAGAGGCCATGGATGTGGTGGTGTGCATGTGTATAGAGGGGTGAAAGTAAAATGGAAGGTTCTTGTATGAAGGTTTAAAATAAGGGCAGAGCAGACAATGTTGCTGCTACTTTATGTTTGAGAACTGGTATCTTAATAGCATTAGAGAGAGGTGTGTTGTGTGGCTACAGGTAGTGAAGGTCCTTACAGTGTTTGCTTTCAGTTTGTGCTAAAGGTGATGAAGAAATGGGAGCTGATGTTAggagtgcaaaggaaaaaaagaaaaagggcaggggtggggggaaggtaatGGTCTTTGCAGCATATTATGTTTTGAATAAGTATAAAAGGTAATGTAAGGTGGCCAGAGAGTCCAGTGAAAAACTGGAGGGGAAGGAAGTTCTTGGAGTTATGGGGAAGGATAAGACAATTTTGTCCCAGTGGTGTGGGACAAAAGAGGGGTGGTTCATAGGGAATGCCCATAGAACAGATATCAACACAACTGACGTACTGCCAACATCCttcagaaggaggggagaagatCATTTCTCAGTGAATGCATGGTGTTGTGTTTAGTTATAGTGGCCCAGCTCAGTATGCACAGGTAACTGGTAACACCTGGAGTGGAGTATAGAGGGTGAGTAAGCATTTTATAATGATTGGATTGCAATGGATTGTGAAAGTGTGGGCAGGCTTTCAAAGGGGAGGATCCCAGCTGATGGTTGCGTGCAGGAATACCTTGACTTCAAATTCTATGATACCGTTTTGCTGAGAGCTTTATTCTCTCTTTCTATTTGCAGGAGACAGAAGAGATCTTGGCAGATGTACTGAAGGTTGAGGTTTTCAGACAAACGGTAGCAGATCAGGTGCTGGTAGGAAGCTACTGTGTTTTTAGTAACCAAGGAGGAATTGTGCACCCCAGAACTTCAATTGATGATCAGGATGAACTGTCTTCATTGCTGCAGGTCCCACTCGTGGTAAGgcatttggggtttgtgttttctCTTGCCATTCCCTTCCAACCCAGTTCTCAGTTTTAATGTTTCTATATCTAATGGGCTCCTAGATACtgttttctctgcagagctgttccaaGGGGGAGATGAGAAGACTTTAATGGGGCAAGTCTTCTGagacattttcccttttttttctgagtctGAATAAGCTGCTTGGCACCTTCAGTTTGCTTCTGAAACATTGCTCTGCTGGCATTATGCAAGTTTTGCTGATTGATTCATACAGAATGAGATTGTCTGTGCTTTGGCCAAaggcagtgtttaaaaaaatcaggtaatAAAATCCTGTGCCTGGTCAATTGGGTTTGTGAATTTCATGATTGCTGTGACTTTATGCTTCCTACTTGATagattttatttcactgaatgtCACACAATTTCCTCTCCAGAGATTAAAGGCTGTCCATTAACCTTTTTATCTGAAATCTTTATAACTTTGTTGATGGCAGAAGCTTTAATCTTTTCAGGAGTGTGAGTTGAGGCCCTCCGCTAAAGATCTGTAATAAGGATGCATAATAAAATGTGTTGCTGTCAGCATACCCTGTTAACTcttgctgctttggttttgctaGGCTGGAACGGTGAATCGTGGCAGTGAGGTCATTGCAGCAGGAATGGTTGTAAATGACTGGTGTGCCTTCTGTGGACTGGATACAACCAGCACTGAGCTTTCTGTCATCGAGAGTATCTTCAGGCTGAACGAAGCTCAGCCAAGTACCATTGCTACCAACATGAGAGATTCCTTGATTGACAGGTAAGGAAGATCCAGGTCTGTGCATAATCACGATCAAAACTGGCAAGATCTTACTATAAAATTAGCTGTTTTCACAAttgatttatctttttaatttttttttttttttttttttacttcctctttccttttgttGGGTTACTGACAACAATTACCTCATTGCAGAAGGGTTTGTTCCCTTGTAGCTGATAAGCTGGCTTAGTCCTGTATGGAAAGTGTAAGGGGTTTTGTTGCATTTATAATAATTCTTGTGAGAAATGGTATCCATTTCAACTTTCAGTTACCTTTTTTTCTTAGGTCTTCAATGCTTAGCTGTGGTACGAATGGATTTCAACAACAAATcttgttttaaaagttaaaatgccATTGACTTTCTTTGACATCTTGTTTTTTGATTGTTGTAAgccataaaattatttcaaatgccTGCTACAACCATTTCTGGAGACAAAAAGACTTTGGAGCTTTGTCTGCTGctgccttaattattttttttaagcctttttgtCAATGGCTTTGTCCCAAGTTACCTTTTAATGAGAGgcaggttttcttgttttctgcccGGAGTGGTAGTGATATAAGACCTTCCCCATTCATTAATGTGTCCAAATTTTTTTACAAGGTTAGGCATACACATAGATGAATGTCCTATGTGAATTTCATTTGGGCTTTCATCTGATTACAACTCTTACGATCATTGCTGTGATGCTGAGTTCTCAGTTATTGTAAGAATAAGGAATTCCTTGAATGAAAGAGTTCTTTGCTGCTCCTTTACAGTTCCTGTATAAAGGCTTGATGTCTCTGAGTATAACAGAGCCATAATTAAACTTGCTCTGAGCTTTTGATAACTACCTAGACCAGGCTGAGTGTATACTTTACCTTTGCCAGCTTGACAAGTCTGTCCTTATGGCTGGCTGTTAGCAGCCGCTAGGTCTGCTTCCCTCTTTTCACAGACCCTTATGTTCTAGGAAGGGAAATTTCTACTGGGCCTTTGTAATTGGTGACTGTACTGGCGTTTTGAAATGCCTTCCACACTCTCTGGTACTTGTCTGCTAAAtctcctttctgttttgtctttttagcTTGACATGAGCAGTAATGGTTCCTACTTTCCAGAAAGTTCCTAAGGAGTGAAGTGTCAAGCTGCACTTCGGATTACAGACATCTAGACGTTCTGATGTTGTTTCTGCAGGCCTCGCCCAAGGAAGAGGCTACAAACCCAactttttgtagtgttttgtaaACTAAATATTATTATAAAAACTGACAAATAACACATATAAGTTACAAATAAGGAATGCTCTCTATCCCTCTGCTGACATTTTCCAGTTCTTCAGCTGTGCTTTCTCGTTTTGTGATGCTGACTGGGCCCCTCAAATTAGCACACAATATTTACTCTTGTGGCACTTGGATATCGATCActagagattattttgccttaAATAATGCATCAGTGTTCTGCTGCGCAGCGGTCTGTTTCAGCACATACATGGCACTGCCCTCTCATTCCATACTCTTGCTAGAGTGGTATTTCTGCTGTAGATAGACTTGTCCCTTGTATGTTCAATACCAAAAATACAGTAGTTTACTTGCCACAGAATAATTCAGAAGTCATCACCTGCTCTCTTGCCCTGACTTGCAGCTAATCCCACAGGGCTGGTGATTCTGAAGTGATCAGCTCTGATTAAAACCGGAGTTTCCCAAATTCAGTCCAGGGGCTTCCAACAGCAACAGTGTGTGACTGCCTCTGGAACAGTGGTATTTGATCTGTTGTCTGCAGATGCCTGGTGGCATGTGTGCTGCTTCTGAGGCATCTGCCAGAGAGAGCCTAGAAAAGCATGCTATTGCCAGTGGGCTTAAATTTGTTCTACAGGCGTTAGCTACCTATGCTGGGAAACTCTTAGAAGTCAGCAAATCAAAAAAGATTTAAACCACCTCGTCTTGAGTAGTCTTGGAGACAAAGGTTAAGTAACATGGTTCTAACCAGTTACCCCAGTCAGATGTTACAGGTTTGGGAGCTTACCAATTAAGAGCTCTGCCCTTGTCTGGGAGTGATGATGACAAGAAGGAGCTGTAGATACTGCTTTCAGGTAGAAGATAGTCATTTGCTTCTAAACAGAGCTGTTGCTCACAGGTCTCTcctttcagttgcttttcttttgcttgccTGTTAAAGGTTTACTGAAGGCATAGAAATGCCTCCACTTCTCATCCTAAGGGTATGTGGAATCTCCTTGCTTGCTTCTACACCACTGCATCACTCTCAGCTGGGTTCTCTTGAGGAGTGCTGTGCTGAAGGCAGTGTGGGCAGAGCTCTTTTTTTTGGCCTTGGCAACTTCTATTTTTGTTTCACTGTCTGGATGTTTAGGGAAAGTTTTATAAGTTTTGGCTGATTTAAAGGTTGCACCTTAAACTTTATTTAAATGAAGATTGCCAAAGGATCTTCTCTGATCATAAGAGTCCTGCCATCCGGTCTGTCTAGAATGGTAACTGAGCCAGGGGCTGCCATTTCCAGACAGCTCATCTTCTGCCATTAGGGAAGCCTGTAAGCCGCTCATAGCTCCTTGGTACTACGGCTAACAATTTTTGGTGTTTGTGGCCCTTTCGATTCAGTGGACTACCTTTCTCGGAACTGATTCCAGGTCTCCTCCTCTTAGCATATCTCAGTATTTAGGGTGAGAAGCTGCTTTCCTTTGGCCACCTCATAGGATTCTGTTCTTGGGTATAAATGGCAGAGTCTGACTATTGCTATCGGTGTTAGCATGTATTTGTCAAGTGTGAAATAAGTAAGGCTGAACTTTTCCTCTGCAATTTCTGtgacttgtttttttttcattccagttgATAGGCAGGAATCCTGGTTTATATTGGTGATCTTGATTGTGTCTTATGTGTTAAAAATTGCTTAGAggtaaacaagaaaaataatccagtctCTGTGTAGTCCAAATCCTTAAATAGGAAAGATGCTGTTAGAGTGTTGGGGGTTGTGATATGCCAAAGAGGATGAGAGACAGATGGCAAAATAGGGTATTGCTAACTGTGGTTGTGAGCCTTACAAAAAGTTGCATTGAAGCTTGGGAACTGGAGCATGGCAAATGTGATACCTGTTCTCAACAAGGGTTTGTGGGAATTCTGAACTAGTAAACTGGACCTATGTACAAGGAAAACAAACTATAATAAAGAATGGAATTAGTAGAAATGTGGATACATGATACCATGAGAGAGTATAAACTTTGTGTTTTAATGGCAAGTCATGTCTTACAAGACAAGTGGAGTGCTTTGACTGAGTCCACAGGGATATGGAGGAGGTCTGTTGCAATGGTATTTACATTTCCAAAAGgcatttggttggtttttttgtgccaCAGGCTTTTAAGGACCCTGGGTGAGTGATCCCATGGAATGAGATGGAAGCCCTTTTACGTGCTTGAGGATGGGGGAAAAACTCAGAGTAAATAGTTAGATTTTCCAGGAGCTCTGCTGGGAGCCATGGTGTTCAGTGTTATTGTGTCCTGTTTAGGAAAGGCAGTGCGTTAGTGCAGGAAAGTTTGCCCATACTGACTTATGCTGACTAGTAAGGATGAGGACTGACTGATGCGTTGATAGAAAGGTAAATTCAGTGCAGCTGAACATGTAGTGAAGCATGTTGTGGTTAAGAATCCAAATTTCGCACCTGTAGTGATGAACTCTGAGCAGTGCAAGAGCAATTCTTGGCCTGAGGGTAAGTATTTGAATAAAGAGGTGCTCAGTCTTCAATAAAAGCCAAAAAGGCAAACTGAATGTTTGGAGTTAATTAGGAAAAGAAAGCCCAAACAACACATCATTATCTGTAAATCCATGATGCATCTTCATCTGGAGTACTATGTGTAGATTAGATGCAAGTGTTGCACAGTGGTTGCCAAGCTTTtatgcaaatacatatttttggGTAATGCTTATTTTCTTCGTTGTTCATGAAATTTTGGTTCTTCTGTAAACTAAAAACTCTGAAAGAAGCCAGGGGAAAGGAGTGAGATGGTATTGCTGGTTACTTCCCATGAGAACCTGCCTAGGAGTGTCAGAGCTTGCAGGTGCAGGGCCAGGAGGATGAGACTGTGAAACAGTAAGGGAGAAATGACAGCTTGGGTTAAGGGTTACAGAATGGCAGAATTACGGGTGGCAGGCCCTTG belongs to Accipiter gentilis chromosome 14, bAccGen1.1, whole genome shotgun sequence and includes:
- the EIF6 gene encoding eukaryotic translation initiation factor 6, yielding MAVRASFENNNELGCFAKLTNAYCLVAIGGSENFYSVFEGELFGTIPVVHASIAGCRIIGRMCVGNRHGLLVPSSTTDQELQHIRNSLPDSVRIQRVEERLSALGNVTTCNDYVALVHPDLDRETEEILADVLKVEVFRQTVADQVLVGSYCVFSNQGGIVHPRTSIDDQDELSSLLQVPLVAGTVNRGSEVIAAGMVVNDWCAFCGLDTTSTELSVIESIFRLNEAQPSTIATNMRDSLIDSLT